The nucleotide window CATCCGGGAATGGCGATCATGCGAGAGCAGGGCATCGTCGTCGGCGACACGGTCAACGAGCAGGTGGCTACCCGGATGAGGGTGCTCGCCGCCCCTGACCTCGAGGTGGTCGCCCTGCTGTCGCGCGGCAAGCTGCTGTACGGGGTGGTCGACGACGAGAATCAGCCACCAGGCTCACGCGACATACCTGACAACGAATTCCGCGTGGTGCTGGCCCGCCGCGGCCAACACTGGGTATCGGCGGTCCGGGTAGGCAACGACATCACCGTGGACGACGTCTCCGTCACTGACAGCGCATCGATCGCTGCGCTGGTGATCGATGGCCTCGAGTCCATTCACCACGCCGACGCCGCCGCGATCAACGCGGTCAACGTCCCGCTGGAGGAGATGCTGGAGGCAACCAAATCCTGGCAGGAATCTGGCTTCAATGTGTTCTCCGGTGGCGACCTACGGCGCATGGGTATCAGCGCTTCCACGGTGGCGGCACTTGGACAGGCCCTCTCGGATCCCGCCGCCGAAGTCGCGGTATATGCGCGGCAGTATCGCGACGACGCCAAGGGGCCCAGCGCGTCGGTGTTGTCGCTCAAAGACGGATCGGGGGGGCGGATTGCGCTATACCAGCAAGCACGGACAGCCGGTTCGGGGGAGGCCTGGCTGGCAATCTGTCCGGCCACCCCACAGCTGGTGCAAGTCGGGGTGAAGACGGTGCTGGACACGTTGCCATATGGCGAGTGGAAAACGCACAGCAGAGTTTGATAACCGCTTACGAAATCCGGAGTGCAACAAAGTTATTGAGCATAAAATGCGATCAAGATGCGAACGCGTCATACTGCTCTACAATCAGCAACAAAACTGAAAAGTAACATCAACCACAACCATTAGTCGCAAGGCGAGGCAAATGAATTTGGAGTTAGTCGAGCCGCAAATCAAAGCGGGCTACGGCGCCTCGGTGGCTACACCGACACAGCCCCGTATGCGGCTGCAGTCACCCGGCAACACATTCGCCACCGCAGGGGGTACAGGACGATGACCGCAGTAGTAGCTGACGCGCCTCAGTCTGATCTAGAGGGCGTATCGTCGCCGCGGGGAGTCGTCGTCGGCATCATGGCCGGCGAGGGTGTCCAGATTGGTGTGCTGCTCGACGCCAACGCTCCGGTTTCGGTGATGACCGACCCGCTGCTAAAGGTGGTCAACAGCCGACTCAAGGAACTCGGCGAGACACCGCTGGAAGCCACCGGGCGCGGCAGGTGGGCGCTATGTCTGGTCGATGGGTCGCCGTTGCGCGCCGCCCATTCACTAACTGAACAAGACGTCTACGACGGCGACCGGTTGTGGATCCGCTTCATTCCCGATAGCGAACATCGATCGCAGGTCATCGAGCACATCTCCACCGCGGTTGCCTCCAATCTCAGCAAGCGGTTCGCCTCAATCGACCCGATGGTTGCCGTGCAGGTCGGGGCCTCCATGGTGGCGACAGGCGTGATTCTTGCGTCGGGAGTGCTCGGCTGGTGGCGGTGGCACCACAACACGTGGTTGACCACGATCTTCGCCTCGGTGATCACCGTGATGGTGTTCACGGTGGCCATGTTGCTGTTGATGCGCGCGGAATCGGATGCCGATCGCCGTGTCGCCGATCTAATGCTTATGTGCGGTCTGGCCCCGCTGACCGTAGCGGCCGCGGCGGCACCGCCGGGACCGGTCGGGTCCCCGCAAGCTGTGTTGGGTTTCGGCGTCTTGACGGTCGGCGCCACCCTGGCGCTACGGTTCACCGGCCGTCGGCTGGGAATCTATACCGCAATCATCACCATCAGTGGGCTGACGACAATCGCCAGCCTGTCCCGGATGGTGGCTGCCACCAGCGCGGTCACGTTGTTTGCCAGCATGGTGCTGGTCTGCGTCGTGCTCTACCATGCCGCACCCGCCCTGTCGCGGCGGCTGTCAGGAATCCGGCTGCCGGTGTTCCCGTCGGCTACCAGTCGCTGGGTTTTCGAGGCTCGTCCAGATCTGCCCACCACAGTGGTGCGGTCCGGAGGCGGCCCGGCGACCCTGGAAGGGCCCGCGTCCGTGCGCGACGTGCTCTTGCAAGCCGAACGGGCCCGCTCGTTCTTGAGCGGCTTGCTTGTCGGGCTGGGTGTTCTGATGGTGGTGTCGCTGACTTCGCTGTGCAATCCACACACCCATGAGCGCTGGCTTCCGCTGATCCTTGCTGGATTCACCGCGGGTTTCCTGATGTTGCGCGGCCGTTCCTATGTCGACCGGTGGCAGGCGATCACGCTGGCGGGCACCGCCGTGATCATCGTCGCCGCCGTGGCCGTTCGGTATGCTCTGGTGTTGTCGTCACCGTTGTCCGTTTCGATTGTTGCGGCGCTCCTGGTGCTGCTGCCTGCAGCGGGCCTGACCGCCGCGGCCGTGGTGCCGAACACCATCTATAGCCCGTTGTTCCGTAAGTTCGTGGAATGGGTCGAATACCTCTGCCTGATGCCGATCTTCCCGCTGGCATTGTGGTTGATGAACGTCTATGCAGCGATTAGGTACCGCTAGCAGCAGGTCGCGGCGTGGTCGCGCGTTGAGCGCGACCTTCGCCGCGACCTTGCTTGCCTCGGGCGCATTAGCTGGTTTGCCGCCGGCCTACGCAATTTCGCCGCCGACAATCGATCTGGCGGCATTGCCGCCGGACGGTCCGCCCGGACCGGTCTCGCCGATGAAGCAGACCTCATACTGCACCGAGGTCGGGGTGATACCCGGCACCGATTTTCAGTTGCAGCCGAGATACATGGACATGCTCAACCTGAAAGAGGCGTGGCAATTTGGCCGCGGTGCTGGTGTGAAAGTCGCAGTCATCGACACCGGTGTGACGCCGCACCCGAGATTCCCGCACCTGATCCCCGGCGGTGACTATGTGATGGCCGGCGGTGACGGGTTACAGGATTGCGACGCGCACGGCACCATCGTGGCGTCGATGATCGGCGCCGCCCCGGCCAGCGGGGCGTTGCCCCCGCCGGCGGTACCGCGTCGGCCGGTGACCATTCCCACGACGGAGAAGCCACCGCCGCCCCAGACCGTGACGCTGTCACCGGTACCGCCGCAAACGGTGACGGTGGTTCCGGCGCCACCGCCGGAGGAAGGGGCTCCGCCGGGCGAGCCGGCACCTGGTCCATTGCCGCCGCCGGCTCCCGGTCCGGCTCCCTCGGGTCACCGCGGCGGCGGCACGGTGACGATACCCAGTTACTCCGGTGGCCGGCAGGTGATCGGCGTCGATCACCCCGGCACTCCCCGCCCGCTCGAGCCGACACCCGCACCGGCGCCCGATGCGTTCAGCGGCATTGCACCGGATGTCGAATTGATTTCCATCCGCCAAACAAGCCAGGCGTTCGGACTGAAGGACCCGTACACCGGCGACGAGGATCCCCAGACACAGCAAAAGATCGACAACGTCCAGACGATGGCACGCGCGATCGTGCATGCTGCCAACATGGGAGCTCAGGTAATCAACATCTCGGATGTGACGTGCATGAGCGCCCGCAATGTGATCGACCAGAACGCGTTGGGCGCCGCGATCCACTATGCGGCCGTCGACAAGAACGTGGTGATTGTGGCGGCGGCCGGCGACAGCAGCAAGAAGGATTGCAAGCAAAACCCGATCTTTGACCCGTTGGCGCCCGACGACCCTCGTGACTGGAATGCGGTCACCACGGTGGTTACTCCCTCGTGGTTCCACGACTATGTACTCACCGTCGGCGCGGTCGACTCTGATGGTCAACCGATGAGCAAGATGAGTATCGCGGGGCCGTGGGTGTCGATCTCCGCGCCGGGCACCGACGTCATCGGGCTGTCGCCTCGCGACGACGGCTTGATCAACGCGATCGACGGTCCAGACAACACGTTGTTGGTGCCGGCCGGGACTAGCTTCTCGGCCGCGATAGTGTCCGGTGTGGTTGCCCTTGTCCGGGCCAAGTTCCCCGAGCTGTCGGCATATCAGATCAAGAATCGGTTGATTCACACTGCCAGGCCGCCCGCCCGGGGAGTGGACAACCAGGTCGGCTACGGTGTGGTGGACCCGGTGGCCGCACTGACATGGGATGTGCCCGAAGGACCGGTCAAACCACCGAAGCAATTGTCGGCACCGCTGGAGCTGCCGAAGCCGCCCGCGGAGCGCAATATGGTGCCAATATGGGTGGCTGCCGGTGGATTAACCGGAGCACTACTGATAGGCGGTGCGGTGTTCGGTACTGCAACACTGATGCGGAGATCACGGAAGCGGCGATGAAAGCTCAGAGTAGGTTCGGGTTGGCTTTGTCGTGGCCGCGGTTAACGACAGTCTTCTTGGTTGACGTTCTCATCTTGATTGTGGCCAGCCATTGTCCGGCATCCTGGCAGGGCGAGAAGCACATCGCCTGGTGGGTTGGGGTGGGACTGGCGGTGTTGGTGACCTTGTTGTCGGTCGTCACCTATCACGGCATCACGGTGATCTCCGGCGTTGCCGCGTGGCTTTGGGATTGGTCTGCCGACCCCGGCACTGCGTTGGGTGCCGGCTGTACGCCGGCGGCCGACCATCAACGCCGCTTCGGCCGGGACACGGTCGGGGTCCGCGAGTATCAGGGCCGGTTGGTCGCGGTGATCGCCGTCGACGGCGGTGAAGGCGACCAGTCCGGCCGACACCGGCACCGAATGTCGGCGACGGCGGTGGTGCCGGTGGCCACGGTCGCCGATAGCTTGCGTCAATTCGATATTGAGCTGGATAGCGTCGAAATCGTGTCGGTAGAGGTGCGTGGCGGCGTCGAGGCCGCCAGGGCATCGGCATCACTGGAGGAGTGGGGCCCCGAGGAGTGGGGAGTGGTGGGTGATCAACCCGCTGCCAACCGGCGCCGAACCTGGTTGGTGTTGCGGATGAATCCGCAGCGCAATGTGGCCGCGATAGCGTGTCGCGATTCGTTGGCCGCGACGTTGGTGACTGCGACCGAACGGCTGGCTCAGGACCTGGACGGTCAGAGTTGTGCTGCCCGGCCACTAACCGCTGATGAGTTCGCCGACGTTGATAGTGCGGTACTTGCGGAGCTGGAACCCACCTGGAGTCGTCCAGGTTGGCGTCATCTCAAGCATTTCAATGGTTATGCGACCAGCTTCTGGGTAACGCCATCGAACATCGATTCGGGAACCATCGATCAGTTGTGGTTGTCGGATGCCTCCGAAGTTAGCGCCACCGTGGTCACGGTGCGGCTGACCACTCGGGCGGGGCGACCGCAAGTATCGGCGTGGGTGCGCTACCACAGCGACGAACGCCTACCCAAGGAGCTAACCGCTGGCCTCAACCGCCTCACCGGGCGCCAGTTGGCAGCGGTACGGGCAAGTCTGCCGGCTCCGGCGACCCGCCCCCAATTGGTCGTCCCCGCTCGCGATCTGAGAGATCACGAGGAGCTGGAACTGCCCGTGGGTCCGATACAGGAGCACACAACAAGCTCGCCAGCAGGGCCATGACCCGCGCGCAGTCAGCTGCCGACGACGCCCGCAACGCGATGGTCGCCGGTCTTCTGGCATCGGGCATCTCGGTCAACGGCCTGCAGCCCAGCCACAATCCGCAGGTGGCGGCACAAATGTTCACCACCGCAACCAAGCTGGATCCCGGGATGTGCGATGCGTGGCTGGCGCGGATACTGGCCGGTGACCAAAGCATCGAGGTACTCGCCGGCGCGTGGGCTGCGGTACGAACTTTCGGTTGGGAAACACGCCGCCTCGGTGTCACCGACCTGCAGTTCCGCCCCGAGGTGTCCGACGGGCTGTTTCTGCGTCTCGCGGTGACCAGTGTGGATTCATTGGCCTGTGCCTACGCGGCGGTGCTCGCCGAGGCCAAGCGCTACCAAGAAGCGTCTGACCTGCTCGACACCACCGATCCCCGGCATCCGTTCGATGCCGAGCTGGTGAGCTATGTGCGAGGTGTGCTGTACTTCCGCACCAAACGCTGGCCCGATGTGCTTGCCCAATTCCCGGAGGCCACGCCGTGGCGTCACCCAGAGCTCAAGGCCGCGGGCGCGGCGATGGCGACCACGGCACTGGCATCGCTTGGAGTCTTCGAAGAGGCCTTCCGGCGGGCACAGGAAGCCATCGAAGGAGATCGGGTCCCGGGCGCGGCCAATATCGCGCTCTACACCCAGGGCATGTGCCTGCGGCATGTCGGCCGCGAGGAGGAAGCCGTCGAACTGTTGCGCCGCGTGTATTCGCGCGATGCCAAGTTCACGCCGGCCCGCGAGGCGCTCGACAACCCCAACTACCGGCTGGTCCTGACCGACCCGGAAACCATTGAGGCCCGAAAAGATCCCTGGGATCCAGATAGCGCGCCTACCCGGGCCCAGACGGAAGCCGCTCGCCATGCCGAGATGGCCGCAAAATACTTGGCGGAGGGGGACGCCGAACTCAATGCGATGCTCGGCATGGAGCAGGCCAAAAAGGAAATCAAACTCATCAAGTCGACCACCAAGGTAAATTTGGCGCGCGCCAAAATGGGACTCCCCGTTCCGGTGACATCCCGGCACACCTTGTTGCTTGGCCCTCCCGGCACCGGGAAGACTTCGGTTGCAAGGGCATTCACCAAGCAACTGTGCGGTCTGACCGTGCTACGCAAGCCGCTGGTGGTGGAGACCAGCCGCACCAAGCTGTTGGGCCGGTACATGGCCGATGCGGAGAAGAACACCGAGGAAATGCTTGAGGGCGCGCTGGGCGGCGCTGTCTTCTTCGATGAGATGCACACCCTGCACGAGAAGGGCTATTCCCAGGGCGACCCGTACGGCAATGCGATCATCAACACCCTGCTGCTGTACATGGAGAACCATCGCGACGAGCTGGTCGTGTTCGGCGCGGGCTATGCCAAGGCAATGGAAAAGATGCTCGAGGTGAATCAGGGCCTGCGACGGCGCTTTTCGACGGTGATCGAGTTCTTCAGCTACACGCCGGAGGAGCTGATCGCGCTGACCCGGTTGATGGGCCAGGAGAACGAAGACGTCATCACCGACGAGTCCGCGCAAGTGCTATTCCCGTCGTACACCAGGTTCTACAACGATCAGAGCTATTCCGAGGATGGCGATCTGATCCGGGGCATCGACATGCTGGGCAACGCCGGGTTTGTGCGAAACGTCGTCGAAAAGGCGCGGGATCATCGCAGTTTCCGCCTCGACGACGAGGATCTCGACGATGTGCTGAACAGCGAGCTGACCGAATTCAGTGAGATCCAAATGCGCCGCTTCCGAGAACTCACTCGCGAGGACCTTGCCGAAGGCCTTGGTGCCGCAGTGGCGGAGAAGAAGACGAGCTAGATCTCGTCTTTGCCGAAGACCGGCACAGCTAACCCGCGGCGGTCATGCTTCTCGGGAATCGACGACCGCAGCCGTACCTGCCGCTTTCCCGGTCGCTATCCCCGCGAGTCGCGTTGACCGTGGATTGGTCCCCGGTGCACCATGACGCTGGAAGCCCCTCCCCGCTGACATTTACTACCCGGAAGTGGCCTTGACATCGGAATCGACCTCGAACGTCGCAGGACCCTCACGGTTGAGATGGCTCGCGCGGGTCGCGGATTGAGGCTAACCGACCTCGCTCGGCGCCGTCGCCGGATACGCTGTGTCATGCCAAAGCATGCAGGCCGTGCGCTATCGCCTCTAGCAAATTTCGTCGGAGGGCTTCGGCGCGGGCTTGCGCAACCACGGTGGCACTCCCGGGGGCGCCGAAGCGTGACGGGAGGTGGGCGGGACTGAACCAATTGACAGTGGTTTTGTGAGGTTGGTGACCGTTTCTAGCCGATCCGGTCATGGCAGTATTTCCGCCGTCTGAATCGACTGGCGCCGAGTGCCCGAACGCACGGGTGCACTGACTGTGCACCTGCCGTCGGCAACATCCCGACACCACCACAGCGGCCGAGCCAGAAGCCGGGTCGGGCTATCCGTAGAGGAGAAAGTCCGATGTTATTTGATAAGAAAAGGCCGCAATCGCCGCCTGATGCGTTAACTAGTTTGGCTACAATACAATTCGCCAAGCATGCCCGATTGTCTCGAGAAGCGCACCCGCTTGCACCGGCTGTTCACGAACTGTGTGCCACCCGCTTTTCCCCCAAAAACGCCGAGCAGGCTGACCATTCGAGCGCGACGGGATAGGGGTGGTTGCAATGGATTTCGGAGCACTCCCGCCAGAAATCAACTCTCTGCGCATGTATTCGGGCCCGGGATCGGAACCGATGGCAGCTGCTGTGACGGCGTGGGACGGGCTGGCCGCAGAGCTACGTGCGACCGCGGCCTCCTACGAAACGGTGATCTCGGTGCTGACCAGTGACGGCTGGCTGGGGCCGGCGTCAGAAGCGATGGAAGCGGCGATATTCCCGTACCTGACGTGGATGACGATCACCGGAATGCAGGCTGAGCAAACTGCCCGCCAGGCAGCGGCAGCGGCCGGTGCATTTGAATCCGCGTTCGCCATGACGGTTCCGCCGGCCGAGGTGGCGGCCAACCGCGCCCTATTGACGGCGCTGGTCGCCACCAATCTGATTGGCCAGAACACGCCTGCGATTGCGGCCACCGAAGCGGCATACGGCGAGATGTGGGCCCAGGATGCGGCGGCGATGTACGGCTATGCCACCAGTTCTGCGACCGCAGCTGCGCTAACACCGTTCACCGAGCCTGCGCAAACGACCAACCCGTCCGGGCAAGCCAGTCAGGCTACGGCGGTCATTCAAGCCGCGGGTACAGCAACGGGCAACCTCGCCCAGACGGAGTTGCCTGCGCTGATGTCCGCGGTGCCGGCGAGCCTGCAAGGTCTCGCGTCGCCGGCGGCGTCGCCAATTGACGCCATTCCTGGGGCCGGCCTGCTAGCCGACATTTTGAATTTCCTGGACGGCAACGACGGAAACCCCTACGGGATATTCCTGAACTCGAATCTGACCAACGGGTTCGTCTCGGCCGGATATGTCAACCCCGCCGTCGTCGGCCCCGCCGTCTGGGCGGCAATGGCCGATATCAACGCGGTGGCCCTGGGTGCAGAAGAAGGCGCCGCGGTACCGCCCATGGGCTCCGGCGAGGGGAACGCCACCTGGCTGCCCCCAGTGTCGCCGGCCAACCCGGAAAGCCTGCCGATTCTGGGCGAAGAAACTGCGGCCAGGTTAGCTGGGGGCGGGGTGTCGGCGGGCACCAACCAAGCGGCATTGGTCGGGCGAATGTCTGTTCCCCAGACGTGGATTGAGGCCACCGCGGTGGCCAACCACGCGGGCGCTGCGGCACCTGGTGGCGGCTGGACCAGCACGGCCGCGGTGCCCGAAGCGGCCGCGGTGGTGCCCGGTATGCCTGGCATGCCAGCGCCCGGCATCTACGGGCATGGCTTTGGCAACGCTCCACGATACGGTTTTCGGCCGACGATCATGGGACGGCCACCGGCCGCCGGATGATGGGGACGGAGATCACGGTGACACTGGCGATCGTTTCCGGTTCGTTCTCGACTATCCAAGCCCGCAACACATCTCGGGCGGATTGACGGGCAGGCAACAGTCTTGCTGGCGATGGATTTCGGGGCGTTGCCGCCGGAAGTCAACTCCCTGCGCATGTATTCGGGCCCAGGCTCGGCGCCAATGCTGGCTGCCATGACGGCCTGGGATGCGGTTGGTGCGGAAATGCATTTGACCGCAACGGCATACGAATCGATCGTCTCTGCGCTGCTCAGCGAGGGCTGGTTGGGGCCAGCGTCGGCGGCTATGGCGGCCTCGGTCGCCCCATACGTGACGTGGCTGCGCATCACAGGCCTGCAAGCCGAGCAGACCGCCAGTCAGGCCGCCGATGCAGCAGCGGCGTTCGAGGTCGCGTTCACCATGACGGTGCCACCGGGTGTGGTTGCCGCGAACCGAGCCCGATTGGTGGCGCTTGTGGCCACCAATTTTCTGGGCATCAACACACCCGCGATCGCGGCTACCGAGGCGGAATACGCCGAGATGTGGGCTCAGGATGCGACGGCAATGTACGCCTATGCAGCCGCCGCTGCGGAAGCGGCAACGCTGGCGTCGTTTGCCGAACCGGCGCAAGTCAGCGAGCCGTCCGGGCTGGCGGGCCAAGCCGCGGCTGTCACCCAAGCCGCCGGTCCTGCGGTAGGTAGTCTCGCGCAAAGCGAACTGCCACAACTCATGTCCGCCGTGCCGGCGAGTCTGCAAGGGTTCGCATCACCAGCGGCGTCGTCACCACTTGACGCCATTCCGGGGTCGGGACTGCTTGCCGACATCCTGAATTTCTTGGACGGCAACGATGGGAACCCCTACGGGATCTTCTTCAATTCGTCGTTGACAAACGGCTTTGTCTCAGCCGGGTATGTGGCTCCAGGACTGGTGCTCCCCGCGGCCACCGCCGCAATTGCCGACGTCAACGCACTGACTCTCGACGCCGCCCCGGGGGTCGCAGTTCCGCTCATGGGCTCCGACTCCGGCGACGCGGTGTGGACCAGGCTGACGATCCCACAGTCGGGCGTGGGCAAAGTTGCGGCCGGTGCAAACCAGGCCACGCTGGTTGGCCGACTGTCCGTTCCGCCCAGTTGGGCCGCGGCTAGCGAGGTAGCGGATCATGTCGCCACCACGCTGCCGGGCGATGCGTCGCTTGGCGCCGCTGCGCCGGAGGTCGGTGCCGCGACCCACGGCGTGCCGGGCGCGCCGGGCGCAGGACTTTACGCCCGTAACTTCGGCACCGGCCCCCGATACGGCTTCCGCCTGACGATCATGCCGCGCCCACCGGCGGGTGGTTAGCTGTGACCGACCAGCCGGCCAATGTTGGACTGGCAGCCCGGGTTTGCCCGTTAATCTGCGGTGCGGGCGGCCGATTAGACGATCACCACAACATGCCCGCGATGGGATGCCCCATACCGGGTGAGTTGGGTTGACTCACAACGCTACGGGTGCCACGATGACCCATGCATGCACCTCGCTAGGTGAGGCGTCTGCACGGATATAGGCCACTGACCTCGAACGTCGAAAGACGCCCCGGGTCAGGACAGCTCTTCCCGGCTTAAGGGTTGAGCCCAAGTGGCTTCCGGCTCCGATAGCCGGATACGCCGTGTGGTGCCAAAGCTCTGACGAGAGGGGTGCCGCGCCTGGCCGTTCTGTTGGGCGTTACTCCTGCGTGTGTCGCGTCCTGGCATCCCCGCGTGCCCCGGCCCTGAGGAGGTGAGAGCGAATTGAGTCCCGGCGATAGTTCGTATGCGAGATCGATGAGCAGTTCGTTCCGATCCGACACTCCCAGCGCTGTTTTCGGAATCTGACACCACACCGGCGATTTTCTACCACGTCTCCGCCACTCGCGGGCGTGTAGGTACCGCACGTGCCAAAACAGCGACATCAGTGGCGGTCGAGTCCTACGTCAGGAGAATTCCCATGCCATTTGCGATCACGGATCCAGAAACAATCGGTAGGCCTGCGACTCGCTTGCGTTGGACCTCGACGTTGGTGGCCACGCCCGACAAAGCCAACGAAGTAGCTAACGAGGTATCAGCCTCGACAGCAACACAATTCAGGGCTCAACGCGGTGTGCACCCCGGCGAAGACGGCTTGGAACTCGGTTGTGGCGACATCAGGTGCGAAGACGGTTTCGCACCTGCGGTCACCGAGGCCGCCGGCGCTAGCTCAGCCAGCTAGAGAAAGAGACAACCATGACCGCCGCTATGGATTTCGCATCGATGCCGCCCGAAATCAATTCGGCGCGTATGTATTCGGGACCTGGCTCAGACCCCATGCTGGCAGCCGCATCAGCCTGGAAAGGGTTGGCTGCCGAATTACGTGTCACCGCAATGTCATATGGTTCGGTGCTCGCAGCGTTGACGGGCGAAGAATGGTACGGCCCCGCATCAGCATCCATGGCAGCTGCGGCCACACCTTACGTGGCCTGGATGAGCACCACGGCGGTGCAGGCCGAGCAGACAGGCGTACAAGCAGAGGCCGCCGCGGCGGCCTACGAAGTCGCCTTCGCCGCGACGGTGCCCCCGGCAGCAATCGCGGCCAATCGCGCTCAACTGCTGACACTGATCGCGACCAACGTCCTGGGGCAAAACTCGCCGGCGATCGCAGCTACCGAGGCGCTGTACGCCGAAATGTGGGCCCAAGATGCGATGGCCATGTATGCCTACGCCGGCTCCTGCGCGGTCGCCACCCGGTTGAGCGAGTTTGTCCAGCCGATGCAGGCCAACAATCCTTCCCGGCTGGTTGCGCAAGCAGCAGCGGTCACCCAAGCCAGCGGTCAGGCGGCCGGTACTCAACAATCGACGCTGGCTCAGTTGATTTCGGCGGTGCCCAGCATATTGGCGGGACTCGCGTCGTCGAACTCGTCCTCTTCGGGACCAGTGGGGCTGCTCAGCAGCCTGCTGGCGGGGGACGGAACTTCCTGGCTGGAAAAGTTGTGGGAGGAATTTGGGCCCAACGCCAACATCTGGAACACCCTTGCTTCAACTGGGTTTCTGCTGCCGAGCAACATGGTCACTCCATTCCTCGGCATGTTGGGCGGCGCGGCGGTCGCGGATGCGGCTGACGATGCGGTAGTCGCCGGCACCGGTGGGCTGGGCGGCGCGCTCACGCATCCGCTTGCGTCCACGGGCGGAATGGGGGGTGGTCTGGCCGCGGCAGCGGGAAACGCGGCCGCAGTCGGCAAGCTGTCGGTGCCACCCAGCTGGATCGCGGGCGCGCCGTTGCCCAACCCCCTGGGCTCAGCGTTGGGCGGCACACCGATGGTCGCACCACCGCCGGCCGGCGCCGCCGGATTGCCGGGAGTGCCGTTCGCCAGTATGACCGGGCAACCCTTTGGACGTGCCGTGCCCCAGTACGGCTTTCGTCCCAGCTTCGTCGCACGACCACCCGCGGCGGGATAGCACCGGGACGCCGCCGGCAGTGCCGTGTTCTGCCAACTGCGCCGCTGCGGACCGGTGTGCGAAAGGTTTGCTTGCAGGCACTCCACCAGTCGATCCGCCTTACCGGCACGTCGCTCCGATACCGCTGCCTAGCTGGTTTCCAGCAAGCTTTCAGGAATCAGTAAGTCG belongs to Mycobacterium basiliense and includes:
- a CDS encoding ESX secretion-associated protein EspG, coding for MDQQSTRTDITVNVDGFWMLQALLDIRHVAPELRCRPYVSTDSNDWLNEHPGMAIMREQGIVVGDTVNEQVATRMRVLAAPDLEVVALLSRGKLLYGVVDDENQPPGSRDIPDNEFRVVLARRGQHWVSAVRVGNDITVDDVSVTDSASIAALVIDGLESIHHADAAAINAVNVPLEEMLEATKSWQESGFNVFSGGDLRRMGISASTVAALGQALSDPAAEVAVYARQYRDDAKGPSASVLSLKDGSGGRIALYQQARTAGSGEAWLAICPATPQLVQVGVKTVLDTLPYGEWKTHSRV
- the eccD gene encoding type VII secretion integral membrane protein EccD; amino-acid sequence: MTAVVADAPQSDLEGVSSPRGVVVGIMAGEGVQIGVLLDANAPVSVMTDPLLKVVNSRLKELGETPLEATGRGRWALCLVDGSPLRAAHSLTEQDVYDGDRLWIRFIPDSEHRSQVIEHISTAVASNLSKRFASIDPMVAVQVGASMVATGVILASGVLGWWRWHHNTWLTTIFASVITVMVFTVAMLLLMRAESDADRRVADLMLMCGLAPLTVAAAAAPPGPVGSPQAVLGFGVLTVGATLALRFTGRRLGIYTAIITISGLTTIASLSRMVAATSAVTLFASMVLVCVVLYHAAPALSRRLSGIRLPVFPSATSRWVFEARPDLPTTVVRSGGGPATLEGPASVRDVLLQAERARSFLSGLLVGLGVLMVVSLTSLCNPHTHERWLPLILAGFTAGFLMLRGRSYVDRWQAITLAGTAVIIVAAVAVRYALVLSSPLSVSIVAALLVLLPAAGLTAAAVVPNTIYSPLFRKFVEWVEYLCLMPIFPLALWLMNVYAAIRYR
- the mycP gene encoding type VII secretion-associated serine protease mycosin; this translates as MQRLGTASSRSRRGRALSATFAATLLASGALAGLPPAYAISPPTIDLAALPPDGPPGPVSPMKQTSYCTEVGVIPGTDFQLQPRYMDMLNLKEAWQFGRGAGVKVAVIDTGVTPHPRFPHLIPGGDYVMAGGDGLQDCDAHGTIVASMIGAAPASGALPPPAVPRRPVTIPTTEKPPPPQTVTLSPVPPQTVTVVPAPPPEEGAPPGEPAPGPLPPPAPGPAPSGHRGGGTVTIPSYSGGRQVIGVDHPGTPRPLEPTPAPAPDAFSGIAPDVELISIRQTSQAFGLKDPYTGDEDPQTQQKIDNVQTMARAIVHAANMGAQVINISDVTCMSARNVIDQNALGAAIHYAAVDKNVVIVAAAGDSSKKDCKQNPIFDPLAPDDPRDWNAVTTVVTPSWFHDYVLTVGAVDSDGQPMSKMSIAGPWVSISAPGTDVIGLSPRDDGLINAIDGPDNTLLVPAGTSFSAAIVSGVVALVRAKFPELSAYQIKNRLIHTARPPARGVDNQVGYGVVDPVAALTWDVPEGPVKPPKQLSAPLELPKPPAERNMVPIWVAAGGLTGALLIGGAVFGTATLMRRSRKRR
- the eccE gene encoding type VII secretion protein EccE, with translation MKAQSRFGLALSWPRLTTVFLVDVLILIVASHCPASWQGEKHIAWWVGVGLAVLVTLLSVVTYHGITVISGVAAWLWDWSADPGTALGAGCTPAADHQRRFGRDTVGVREYQGRLVAVIAVDGGEGDQSGRHRHRMSATAVVPVATVADSLRQFDIELDSVEIVSVEVRGGVEAARASASLEEWGPEEWGVVGDQPAANRRRTWLVLRMNPQRNVAAIACRDSLAATLVTATERLAQDLDGQSCAARPLTADEFADVDSAVLAELEPTWSRPGWRHLKHFNGYATSFWVTPSNIDSGTIDQLWLSDASEVSATVVTVRLTTRAGRPQVSAWVRYHSDERLPKELTAGLNRLTGRQLAAVRASLPAPATRPQLVVPARDLRDHEELELPVGPIQEHTTSSPAGP
- the eccA5 gene encoding type VII secretion system ESX-5 AAA family ATPase EccA5 — translated: MTRAQSAADDARNAMVAGLLASGISVNGLQPSHNPQVAAQMFTTATKLDPGMCDAWLARILAGDQSIEVLAGAWAAVRTFGWETRRLGVTDLQFRPEVSDGLFLRLAVTSVDSLACAYAAVLAEAKRYQEASDLLDTTDPRHPFDAELVSYVRGVLYFRTKRWPDVLAQFPEATPWRHPELKAAGAAMATTALASLGVFEEAFRRAQEAIEGDRVPGAANIALYTQGMCLRHVGREEEAVELLRRVYSRDAKFTPAREALDNPNYRLVLTDPETIEARKDPWDPDSAPTRAQTEAARHAEMAAKYLAEGDAELNAMLGMEQAKKEIKLIKSTTKVNLARAKMGLPVPVTSRHTLLLGPPGTGKTSVARAFTKQLCGLTVLRKPLVVETSRTKLLGRYMADAEKNTEEMLEGALGGAVFFDEMHTLHEKGYSQGDPYGNAIINTLLLYMENHRDELVVFGAGYAKAMEKMLEVNQGLRRRFSTVIEFFSYTPEELIALTRLMGQENEDVITDESAQVLFPSYTRFYNDQSYSEDGDLIRGIDMLGNAGFVRNVVEKARDHRSFRLDDEDLDDVLNSELTEFSEIQMRRFRELTREDLAEGLGAAVAEKKTS